Part of the Indicator indicator isolate 239-I01 unplaced genomic scaffold, UM_Iind_1.1 iindUn_scaffold_351, whole genome shotgun sequence genome, tcccctccctctaccccttcctctcccttccctctcccactccctcctccctctccccctccctctctttgttttactctcccctctcccctcccctctcccctcatcccctcccccattctcctccctctccctgacCCCAGCGCCAGGCCCTGCGCCAGCTCCATGCTCTCCAGCTGCGGCTGGgggaggctgaggctgctgcagccaccctggggcagctgggggggCTTGGGGGAGCCccccaggaggaagaggaagaactggagagcagccaggcgcaggaggaggatgaggagagtgagctggagctgtctgagagtggtgagaggctGGGAGGGCCGGGCAGGGTCCttatttggggctttttgtcACCCCTTTTGCAGGGGGGGACATCATTTGGATTGTTTTGTCCtcatattttgtttctttttcccccacttttgGCTTTGGCTGTTTCCTAGTTTGggactttttcctcttttttttttttctctttaaattttCCTTATATTGGGTTTTCTGTCCTcattttgtggtttttctttttttttgttttttttttcttttcatcactTTGGgacttttttcctcattttctttaatttctttttttttttcttttttttgtccctccctcattttgtgttggtttggttctTTTCCTTACTTTAggactttttttcctcattttttttctccctactTCCCCCCTAtccattttggggtttttccctcATTGTGGTTTCCCCTCCCaaaattttttcccccattttgtggggttttggtggttggtttgggtttttttttttctttccccattttgtttttggtttatttttcatcatttaactttttcccccccacttttggttctgtttttcctcattttgatttttgtttttctccaatttgttttcctttccctccttctgcaGAGGGGGAGGATGATGAACTGGAAGGCTACAGCAAGAGTGTCCCTGGCAGGAGGAGGATCTGTAAGGTGAGGAGGGGGACACCCCTAAAACTGGGGTGGAGGGGAGCTCTGCCTCCCCCTGAGACTCCAAATTGGGGTAGGGTTCCCCTCTTGACACCCCTAAATTGGAGATGTGGGGAGGTTTCCCTGACACCCCAAAATTAGGGTGAGGATCAACCCTTTCCCTTGACACAGCCAAAATTAGGGGAGGGTGTCTCCTCTTTCCCTTGATACCCCCGAAATTTGGGGTGAGGGTCTCCCCCTTCCCTTGACACTCCCCAGTTGGGATGGGGGCTCTCCCTGACCCCCCAAAATTagggtttggggggggtgtctctcttttcccttgacACCCTGAAAATTGGAGCTCGGGGGGGGGCTTACTCCTTCCCTTGACACTGCCAAAGTGGGGTGAGGGCTCTCCCTGACACCCCAGAATTAGGGTGGGGGGGTCACCCTTATCCCCTTGACACCCCAATATTTGGGGTGGGGGTCCCCACTGTTACCCCCTCCCTGTTTCCCCCCAGTGGAACCGTCGCAACGAGCGGGGCGAGACCCCCCTGCACCGCGCCTGCATCGAGGGAGACCTGCGCCGGGTGCTGCTCTTCCTCAACCAGGTCagaccccccccaccccccccaggaCCCTCAGGGGGTCCCCCAGACCCTTTAGTACTCCCGTGACTCCCCCCTTCATATTTTCCTTTGGGGGGCTGTTGTAGGGGCACCCTCTGAACCCCCGGGATTACTGCGGCTGGACTCCCCTGCACGAAGCCTGCAACCATGGGCACCTGGGTGAGTCTGGGGGGCAAAGACTCCCAGCAGTGAAATGAGATCCAGGAATGGAAAGGGACCCCCAGGAGGGAAAGGGACCCCcagggttgggaagggaccccTCAGGATTGGAAACAGCTCCCCAGGAGTGAAAAAAGGATCCCCAGGAGTGGAAAGGACTCCCCGGGTGTAAAAAGGGACCCCTAGGAGTGGAAAAAGTCCCCTCAGGAGTGGAAAAAGAGATTGCCAGGAGTGGAAAGGGCCCCCCAAGGAGTGGAAAGGGCTCCCCAGGAGTAAAAGGAGACCCACAGGAATGGAAGGATTCccccaggaggaaaaaaagatccCCCTAAGACTGAAAAAAGCCTCTGAAGGAGCAGTAAAAGTCCCCCAGGAGAGGAAAGAGCCCCACCAGGAGTGGGCAAAGGCTCCCCAGGAGTGGGCAGGACCTCCCCTAACCCCCTCTATTTTTTGTGCCCCCTCCCAGAGATCGttcaggtgctgctggagcGGGGGGCAGCGCTGAACGACCCGGGGGGGCCAGGCTGTGAGGGCATCACCCCCCTGCACGATGCCCTCAGCTGCGGCCACTTCgaggtggcacaggagctgctgcgCCGCGGGGCCTCTGTCACCGCCAGggacagccaggtgggggcgccccagctgagctggggaaAGGGGATGGGGGTTCCAGGAGCTGGTGGGGGGATTCTAGGAGCTGGGGGTtctgggatttggggattctGGGGGTTGGGAATTCTGGGGTTTGGGGGCTTTTAGGGATTCTGGGTGTTCTGagatttgggggtttggggaTTCAGAGTTTTGCAGGTTCCGGGGTTTGGGAATTCTGGGGTTGGGGGAGCGGGTTGTATGCGGGGATGGGGGGGGTTGGAgatgtgggggggtgggggttcaGTGTGTTGGCTGGTACAGGTTGGGATAATTAGGGGGTTCGTGGCGTGGttggagagaaggggaggggtgggggcgggggggggaggtggtgggggagggTTTGGTGGGGGGGGACGGGGGAGACGGTCGGGTGGAGGCGGGGGGTGAAATGGATGCGGTGGGCTGGGGTGGTGGCGGAGGTGGTGTGCAGTAAAGTGCAGGTGGGGGTCGGTAGTGGCGTGTGGGTGTATGGCGGTAAGTGAGGACGAGGAATCGAAGGGGCGGcgaggggcgggggggggtgcGTCGGGGAGCTGGGTGGCTAGTGGGGGACGGGGGTGTGTAGTAAAGGGACCGAGTCGGGGGGGCGAGTTGAAGGCGAATGAGGGGGAGTCCGCCGTGCTCGTGGGGGGGCTGGGATGATGGCGGGGGTAGGGCGAGTGATGGCACGcggtggcgggggggggggacgcgtcgggggtgtgggggggggggagcgggGGGGGGATGGGTGGTGGCGGTATGGTGTTGGCGGAATTGGGGGGGGAGCGGGCGTCGGGGCGGGGTTGGAGGTGGGGGGCCGATTGCGCATTACAGGTGGGTGGGGCTCCGGGCCGGGAGGacggtggggggtgggggtggcgGTAGCGGGGTCCAGACcgggggcgggggagggggggcggggggcgcTCCGGGTCGGCAGAAAGGGTTgtttgggaggggggagggggggtggatACAAGTGCCTCGCCGGAGAACGCGCGGGGAGGCAGGCGATGTGGGCGGCTGGCAAGGCAGGGGCCCGCTAGGGGGGGGGGTTCCTGGCACTTGGGTGAGGGTGGAGTTGGCGGGTAGGACTGTGGTGGGTGAGTGGGTGCTTTTTGTTGGATTGGCGGGGTGCGGGCTGGTAAGCCTGGGCACTACTGTGGTGGGGCATAGGGCGGCGCGGGGGCAGCAGGCGGATGGGTTGTTTGTGTGGGAGGAGCCGTATGGTAGGTGGATAGGTGGGCGGTTCGCGGGCCCGGAGGGGGTGTAGGACGGGCGAGGGCGACCGGGGTAGGAGGGAGCGGATAAGAGTGGGGGGCTGCGGGCgggtggggtggggggctgggcttgggggggggggggggaggacgGGTGGCCCTGGTGATGGCGGGCGGGCGCACCAGGGGCGGGTCGGACACTTGggagggctgctggcagccGGGGGGGTCGGGGTCGGGGTGTGGGGGGCGGTGCGTGGTCCCCGCGCGCGGGGTCTggagggcgggggggggtgCGGGGCGTGGGGAGTGAGAATGTTGAGGGGAAGGGGGCTGGAGGTGGGGTGGGCGGCTTGCGTGAGCAAGGAGGGGGGGGGTAGGGTGTGGGGGCTAGGGAGGTGGGGTGGGCATGGGGTGATGGCGCCTCGTGGGGGGagtgcggggggggggggggggaaaggcgCTGCGTTGGGCTGGGGCGGGCCCGAAGTGACGGCGGGGGGCGGAAGAGCGGGTCTATGTCCGGGGGGGGGTGGAGGTAAGCGCACGGGAGCGGAGAGGGGGTAGGCGGGGGGGGGTAGTCGGGGGGTAGAGAGGTGGCGAGAACCCCGGGGTTGGGGTGGGCGGCAGGGGTGTTTAGGGACGAGAGGTGATGTGCGGAGGGGGGGGTGGCGGAGCACGTAGGGGGACGGGCACGAGTAGCCAACGGCGGAGGGATGGCCGATGAGGGGAAGGGGTGCCGGGACGGGGGGgagcggggggggggtggtggggggggggggggggggggggggggggggggggggggggggggggggggggggggggggggggggggggggggggggggggggggggggggggggggggggggggggggggggggggggggggggggggggggggggggggggggggggggggggggggggggggggggggggggggggggggggggggggggggggggggggggggggggggggggggggggggggggggggggggggggggggggggggggggggggggggggggggggggggggggggggggggggggggggggggggggggggggggggggggggggggggggggggggggggggggggggggggggggggggggggggggggggggggggggggggggggggggggggggggggggggggggggggggggggggggggggggggggggggggggggggggggggggggggggggggggggggggggggggggggggggggggggggggggggggggggggggggggggggggggggggggggggggggggggggggggggggggggggggggggggggggggggggggggggggggggggggggggggggggggggggggggggggggggggggggggggggggggggggggggggggggggggggggggggggggggggggggggggggggggggggggggggggggggggggggggggggggggggggggggggggggggggggggggggggggggggggggggggggggggggggggggggggggggggggggggggggggggggggggggggggggggggggggggggggggggggggggggggggggggggggggggggggggggggggggggggggggggggggggggggggggggggggggggggggggggggggggggggggggggggggggggggggggggggggggggggggggggggggggggggggggggggggggggggggggggggggggggggggggggggggggggggggggggggggggggggggggggggggggggggggggggggggggggggggggggggggggggggggggggggggggggggggggggggggggggggggggggggggggggggggggggggggggggggggggggggggggggggggggggggggggggggggggggggggggggggggggggggggggggggggggggggggggggggggggggggggggggggggggggggggggggggggggggggggggggggggggggggggggggggggggggggggggggggggggggggggggggggggggggggggggggggggggggggggggggggggggggggggggggggggggggggggggggggggggggggggggggggggggggggggggggggggggggggggggggggggggggggggggggggggggggggggggggggggggggggggggggggggggggggggggggggggggggggggggggggggggggggggggggggggggggggggggggggggggggggggggggggggggggggggggggggggggggggggggggggggggggggggggggggggggggggggggggggggggggggggggggggggggggggggggggggggggggggggggggggggggggggggggggggggggggggggggggggggggggggggggggggggggggggggggggggggggggggggggggggggtgggggggggggggggggggggggggggggggggggggggtggggggggggggggggggggggggggggggggggggggggggggggggggggggggggggggggggggggggggggggggggggggggggggggggggggggggggggggggggggggggggggggggggggggggggggggggggggggggggggggggggggggggggggggggggggggggggggggggggggggggggggggggggggggggggggggggggggggggggggggggggggggggggggggggggggggggggggggggggggggggggggggggggggggggggggggggggggggggggggggggggggggggggggggggggggggggggggggggggggggggggggggggggggggggggggggggggtggggggggggggggggggggggggggggggggggggggggggggggggggggggggggggggggggggggggggggggggggggggggggggggggggggggggggggggggggggggggggggggggggggggggggggggggggggggggggggggggggggggggggggggggggggggggggggggggggggggggggggggggggggggggggggggggggggggggggggggggggggggggggggggggggggggggggggggggggggggggggggggggggggggggggggggggggggggggggggggggggggggggggggggggggggggggggggggggggggggggggggggggggggggggggggggggggggggggggggggggggggggggggggggggggggggggggggggggggggggggggggggggggggggggggggggggggggggggggggggggggggggggggggggtggggggggggggggggggggggggggggggggggggggggggggggggggggggggggggggggggggggggggggggggggggggggggggggggggggggggggggggggggggggggggggggggggggggggggggggggggggggggggggggggggggggggggggggggggggggggggggggggacggggggggggggcggtgcAGGGTAGTAGGGGGTGGCCGGGCGAGCTTGGGCGGGTTGAGGGGTTGTGGggactgggggtggggggagaggaggcGGGCAGGGACGacggggggggagggtgggggcgTGGGCTGAGGGAGTGGGCGGGGTCGCTGACGGGGgatcgggggggggggggtgggggggggggggtaacgGCCTGGGGGGAGGTTTGGGGGAGAGTaggggcgggggtggggggggacgGAGGGGCGGgcgtggggggtggtgggtggggggggcgCGTGGGGTGTAGGGGATGGGAGAGAGTGGGTCGGTCGGGTGGGGGGCAGTATCCGGAGGTCGGTGGGTTGTTGGGGCGGGGTCGCGGGGGATCGGATTTTGGGGAGTTGTGGGGCGCCGGTCTGTTGTTTATCTCTGGGGGTCTGGTAATTCGAGCAGTGTTGTGTGGGGGGGTCCGGGGCGCGCGCTTTGGGAGGGGTGAGTGGGTGCGGTTAGTCTGGCGGGAGCGGCTTGGAGTGTCGAGAGCATTTGATTGGCGCGGAGGTGGAAGGTTGGGGGGAGGCcggaggtgtgggggggtggcCTGGGGgcggcgggggtggggggggggagtgcACTAAGTCCTgggtaggggggggggggggtgggtggggcgGGACCGGCGGGGTGGGGGGCGATGGGGTGGCGGGGcggtgggggtggggagtgtGGGTGGGTGGTGCATGAGCGGTTGTGGGACGAGGGATGTTGGGTGAGGGGGGCGAGCGTTGCTATCGGcgcggggggggtggggaggtgggagggTGAGCGGGGGGTgcgggaggaggggggggaggggacagTGTTGGGGGCAGTAGGGTGTGGTGGAGGGCCGCTTGTTGGGGGGTGGCGGACTTTGCTGGGGTGCGGGGGGGGTGGCCTTGGCGGGGGGTCTTTGGATGGAGCAGGATGGGtggcggtgggggggggggggggggggttgggggctCTGAGAAGGCGAGGGCCGGCGGGTGGCTATAAGGGCGTGGGGGTTGGGGCGGGAGCAGCTCGGGTGGAGGAGGTGGGAAGAGCGGGCGAGGCGGGGAAACTGGTGGAGGGCGGAGGCCTGGGGCCCGGGCGGACGGGAGGACACGAGTGAGGGGGGGTAGTCGGTGTTCTGGCGGGGTTAGATGGTGGGGCGTGTGGGAGGTTGTGTGTCGGGGAGTGGGTTGCTGGTTTCTGGGGTTTGGGGGccggggggtggaggggtgatTGGGGGGGTTTCGGTGTGTGGGTTTGGGGAGGGGTAGACGGGAGGATtcagaggtgggtgttggtgggGGGTGGCAGAAAGGGGATGGGGGGGGCGAGGGGGGTGGGGCGGGTGCCGGAATGGGGTGGCGCACTCCGGGTTGTTGGTCGGGCAGGGGCACGGGGACCAGGTGGGAGGATGCACGCGGAAGTGACGCGGGAGTCAGTGCCGGGCATCAGGGGCGGGGGGCGCGGGGGGTTGGGGcttggggagagggagaggtgaGGGCGGGGGCTGCGCGACGGAATGGTCCCGGTCGGGAGGGGATGTGGGGATGGCTGGAGGGGGATGTGCTAGAGAttgctgggaggggagggggtgacCGGCGGGAGCCGGGCCGCGGTGGGGACGGGGGGCGCAGCCGCAGTGG contains:
- the LOC128980591 gene encoding basic proline-rich protein-like, which codes for PPPPPPPPPPPPPPPPPPPPPPPPPPPPPPPPPPPPPPPPPPPPPPPPPPPPPPPPPPPPPPPPPPPPPPPPPPPPPPPPPPPPPPPPPPPPPPPPPPPPPPPPPPPPPPPPPPPPPPPPPPPPPPPPPPPPPPPPPPPPPPPPPPPPPPPPPPPPPPPPPPPPPPPPPPPPPPPPPPPPPPPPPPPPPPPPPPPPPPPPPPPPPPPPPPPPPPPPPPPPPPPPPPPPPPPPPPPPPPPPPPPPPPPPPPPPPPPPPPPPPPPPPPPPPPPPPPPPPPPPPPPPPPPPPPPPPPPPPPPPPPPPPPPPPPPPPPPPPPPPPPPPPPPPPPPPPPPPPPPPPPPPPPPPPPPPPPPPPPPPPPPPPPRSPPSRHPFPSSAIPPPLATRARPPTCSATPPSAHHLSSLNTPAAHPNPGVLATSLPPDYPPPPTPSPLPCAYLHPPPDIDPLFRPPPSLRARPSPTQRLSPPPPPHSPHEAPSPHAHPTSLAPTPYPPPPCSRKPPTPPPAPFPSTFSLPTPRTPPRPPDPARGDHAPPPTPRPRPPRLPAALPSVRPAPGAPARHHQGHPSSPPPPQAQPPTPPARSPPLLSAPSYPGRPRPSYTPSGPANRPPIHLPYGSSHTNNPSACCPRAALCPTTVVPRLTSPHPANPTKSTHSPTTVLPANSTLTQVPGTPPPSGPLPCQPPTSPASPRVLRRGTCIHPPSPLPNNPFCRPGAPPAPPPPPPVWTPLPPPPPPTVLPARSPTHL
- the LOC128980590 gene encoding basic proline-rich protein-like codes for the protein PPPPPPPPPPPPPPPPPPPPPPPPPPPPPPPPPPPPPPPPPPPPPPPPPPPPPPPPPPPPPPTPPPPPPPPPPPPPPPPPPPPPPPPPPPPPPPPPPPPPPPPPPPPPPPPPPPPPPPPPPPPPPPPPPPPPPPPPPPPPPPPPPPPPPPPPPPPPPPPPPPPPPPPPPPPPPPPPPPPPPPPPPPPPPPPPPPPPPPPPPPPPPPPPPPPPPPPPPPPPPPPPPPPTPPPPPPPPPPPPPPPPPPPPPPPPPPPPPPPPPPPPPPPPPPPPPPPPPPPPPPPPPPPPPPPPPPPPPPPPPPPPPPPPPPPPP